One genomic window of Hippocampus zosterae strain Florida chromosome 12, ASM2543408v3, whole genome shotgun sequence includes the following:
- the gpr161a gene encoding G-protein coupled receptor 161: protein MNISTNCTPQGGGGGLAALESVSIVTITLLACLGNLLIVATLYRRPYLLTPSNKFVFSLTLSNLLLSALVLPFVAVSSAKREWVFGVVWCNFTALLYLLISSASMLTLGAIAIDRYYAVLYPMIYPMKITGNRAVVVIAYVWLHSLVGCLPPLFGWSSFEFDCFKWTCVASWHREPAYTAFWVAWCILPPFLVMLACYGVIFRVARIKARKVHCGTVVVSQEDGGGSGSQRNERKNSSTSTSSSGSRRSLVYSGSQCKAFVTILVVIGTFLMTWGPYVGVVCTEALFGQGSVSHGLETLVVWLSFCSAVCHPLIYGLWNKTVRKELLGMCFGDRYYRESFATRHRTSRLFSISNRITDLGLSPHLTAMLAGGGQLLTPGSSTGDTGFSFTQDSCTDVMLLDNFSTDGSCHPHYSFNPSGKRRSSVTFEDQVEHSKAEHAASVHAEVHKSLDTFASCLAKAIESDAKLTLFGDILAAPASLFTARVAPRPRYLDGQRLRLESIDEGIVKDDNDERVCSQSSTGTIQTVNNFM, encoded by the exons ATGAACATCAGTACAAACTGCACCCCACAGGGGGGTGGCGGTGGGCTGGCTGCGCTGGAGTCGGTTTCCATCGTAACCATCACCCTACTGGCCTGCCTGGGCAACCTTCTGATCGTGGCCACGCTCTATCGCCGCCCCTACCTGCTGACGCCCAGCAACAAATTTGTCTTCAGCTTGACTCTGTCCAACCTGCTGCTGTCAGCCCTGGTCCTGCCCTTTGTGGCCGTCAGTTCAGCCAAGAGGGAGTGGGTGTTCGGCGTGGTGTGGTGTAACTTCACCGCTCTGCTCTACCTGCTCATCAGCTCGGCCAGCATGCTCACACTGGGGGCCATTGCCATTGACAG GTACTACGCAGTGCTCTACCCGATGATCTACCCCATGAAGATCACGGGAAACCGGGCCGTGGTGGTGATCGCCTACGTGTGGCTCCACTCCCTGGTGGGCTGCCTGCCCCCTCTCTTCGGTTGGTCCTCCTTCGAGTTTGACTGCTTCAAGTGGACCTGCGTGGCGTCGTGGCACCGCGAGCCAGCCTACACGGCCTTCTGGGTAGCCTGGTGCATCCTGCCGCCCTTCCTGGTCATGCTGGCGTGCTACGGCGTTATTTTCCGCGTGGCCCGCATTAAAGCCCGCAAGGTGCACTGTGGTACGGTGGTCGTCTCCCAAGAGGACGGCGGTGGCAGCGGCTCGCAGAGGAACGAACGCAAGAACTCGAGCACGTCGACGTCGTCCAGTGGTAGTCGGCGGAGCTTGGTGTACTCCGGGAGCCAGTGCAAGGCCTTTGTCACCATCCTGGTCGTGATCGGGACTTTCCTCATGACCTGGGGGCCCTACGTGGGTGTGGTTTGTACAGAGGCCCTGTTCGGACAGGGGAGTGTCTCCCACGGGCTGGAGACTCTGGTGGTGTGGCTGTCCTTCTGCAGCGCCGTGTGCCACCCACTCATCTACGGCCTGTGGAATAAGACTGTGAGGAAGGAGCTTCTGGGCATGTGCTTCGGTGATCGCTACTATAGAGAGTCCTTCGCCACGAGGCACAGGACCTCGCGCCTTTTCAGCATCTCCAACAGGATCACAG ACTTGGGATTGTCGCCCCACCTGACGGCCATGTTGGCAGGAGGCGGACAGCTTCTGACCCCGGGGAGTAGCACTGGAGACACCGGCTTCAGTTTTACTCAGGACTCAT GTACAGATGTGATGCTGCTAGACAACTTTTCCACTGAtggctcctgccatccacattATTCCTTCAATCCGTCTGGAAAGAGGAGGAGCTCTGTCACGTTTGAAGACCAGGTGGAGCATTCCAAAG CTGAGCATGCAGCGTCAGTGCACGCCGAGGTCCACAAGTCACTGGACACCTTCGCCTCCTGCCTGGCCAAAGCCATAGAGAGCGACGCCAAACTCACCCTCTTCGGGGACATTTTGGCTGCTCCGGCGAGTCTCTTCACGGCCCGGGTCGCACCCAGGCCCAGATATTTGGACGGTCAGAGACTGAGGCTGGAAAGCATCGACGAAGGCATCGTCAAAGACGACAATGACGAGCGGGTCTGTTCGCAATCTTCCACAGGGACCATTCAGACTGTGAACAATTTTATGTGA